In Deinococcus misasensis DSM 22328, one DNA window encodes the following:
- a CDS encoding MFS transporter produces the protein MTVQPTKLWNRNFTLYWSGILQAQLGSAISGVAFSYLVLELTNSVGSSALTLALTMLPGLLAPFAATWVDRLPLKLPLALGDALRGVLSLLVWYWAVQGDLTPTLLYLTSFINGLIGIFYSPAAQSALPGLVPARDLIRANGLMGIANQSASIMGLIGGGFLVGQFGVKNTLLFDAVTFLVMAFLMLLIQFPARERIEEPNTYWQDLKAGFQVFTVNPLLRAIPVLGFMVMAAFAPLNTALPKHLKSLDVGPEGYGVLMGLLTGGMLLGNVLVSVLGEKFNATRMMLLAYLFNGVFFLLFAVAHNIFLISVLMVLIGMGTGLIMVSNSIILQTHTPRHMLGRAFGVLGATSQLGMPLTLLILPTFVDRIPLGWLFMGTGVVLLVLSVLWLQVIRRQNSQLKVQGVQA, from the coding sequence ATGACCGTGCAACCCACCAAACTCTGGAACCGGAATTTCACCCTGTACTGGTCGGGCATTTTGCAGGCCCAACTGGGCAGTGCGATCAGTGGGGTGGCTTTCTCGTATCTGGTGCTGGAATTGACCAACTCGGTGGGCTCCAGTGCCCTGACCCTCGCCCTGACCATGCTGCCCGGTTTGCTTGCTCCTTTTGCGGCCACCTGGGTGGACCGCCTGCCCCTCAAGTTGCCTCTGGCCCTTGGGGATGCTTTGCGTGGGGTGCTTTCCCTGCTGGTGTGGTATTGGGCCGTTCAGGGAGACTTGACCCCCACCTTGCTGTACCTGACCTCTTTCATCAACGGTTTGATTGGCATTTTTTACAGTCCAGCCGCCCAATCTGCCCTGCCCGGACTGGTGCCTGCCAGAGACCTCATCCGTGCAAACGGCCTGATGGGGATCGCCAACCAGAGTGCCAGCATCATGGGTTTGATCGGAGGCGGTTTTCTGGTCGGTCAGTTCGGGGTGAAAAACACCCTGCTTTTTGATGCGGTGACTTTTCTGGTGATGGCCTTTTTGATGCTGCTGATCCAGTTCCCTGCCCGTGAACGGATCGAGGAGCCCAACACCTACTGGCAGGACCTCAAGGCTGGATTTCAGGTGTTTACAGTCAATCCCCTCCTGAGGGCCATTCCGGTTTTGGGTTTCATGGTGATGGCGGCCTTCGCACCCCTCAACACCGCTCTGCCCAAACACCTGAAATCTCTGGACGTTGGACCCGAGGGGTATGGCGTTCTGATGGGCCTTCTGACGGGTGGGATGCTGCTGGGCAACGTGCTGGTCTCGGTGCTCGGAGAGAAATTCAACGCCACCCGCATGATGCTGCTGGCCTACCTGTTCAACGGGGTGTTTTTCCTGCTGTTTGCGGTGGCCCACAACATCTTCCTGATTTCGGTTTTGATGGTTCTGATCGGGATGGGCACCGGCTTGATCATGGTTTCCAACAGCATCATCCTGCAAACCCACACGCCCAGACACATGCTGGGACGGGCTTTCGGGGTGCTGGGTGCAACCAGTCAACTCGGGATGCCGCTGACCCTGCTGATCCTGCCCACTTTTGTGGACCGCATTCCTCTGGGATGGCTGTTCATGGGAACGGGTGTGGTCTTGCTGGTGCTGTCTGTGCTGTGGTTGCAGGTGATCCGGCGTCAAAACAGCCAGTTGAAGGTGCAGGGGGTGCAGGCCTGA
- a CDS encoding YcaO-like family protein produces MLSILEGPTSVLHCMASGRLPERFPAVLVWANPEQVVFSPEVDSEGAARWVLGHLPSGAKAILRWPDMGHPFLPVVVENLRERSGHWCIWKPHSGSVQFFALPQNPEAFTFKTAVVPEIGATRVRKEVTMRELEFLEMQFGVHPLPLMDAPLPVMVSQVNLQGSWHPVLGRGQHYHAARTGAVLEALERQAADRAVNLSGPCSFLDMRQEGLTLDPRTLVQPEPAHLPGHWTAYHPELPIRWTRGYSVRHQQPISVPARHVFLSVSDPVYVQESSSGVALGACREEALLHALLEVIERDAFLMTYYTRTPARRVVNIQDRQVQDLTLQAEKLGFEVFFFNITQENGIPAVWALLKRFDGKLDQVQSVSGAAAHLQPLPAMRAALSEALTTLHCMAPHHQPEEALKRVLHPEMVQDDLDHFLRFAHPLGLKDLDFLGSQEQLLSEFAPFSDRHTDLTEPLTRLLQVLLQVHEDVVFVDLPAQGGFHAVRALVPGMLPMTFGHPHRVNTSRLLSRLPAGHNGLFAPHPFP; encoded by the coding sequence ATGCTTTCGATCCTTGAGGGTCCCACATCGGTGCTTCACTGCATGGCCTCGGGCCGTTTGCCAGAGCGTTTCCCGGCAGTGCTGGTGTGGGCCAACCCTGAACAGGTGGTGTTTTCGCCAGAGGTGGATTCTGAAGGGGCTGCAAGGTGGGTCCTTGGGCACCTTCCCTCAGGAGCAAAGGCGATCTTGCGCTGGCCTGACATGGGGCATCCTTTCCTGCCTGTGGTGGTGGAAAACCTGCGAGAGCGTTCAGGCCACTGGTGCATCTGGAAACCCCACTCGGGATCGGTGCAGTTTTTTGCCCTTCCTCAAAACCCTGAAGCGTTCACGTTCAAAACCGCTGTGGTGCCTGAAATCGGGGCCACCCGCGTTCGCAAGGAGGTGACCATGAGAGAACTGGAGTTTCTGGAAATGCAATTTGGGGTGCATCCGCTGCCCCTGATGGACGCCCCTCTGCCCGTGATGGTCTCACAGGTGAATTTGCAGGGAAGCTGGCATCCTGTGCTGGGTCGGGGTCAGCATTACCACGCAGCCCGAACTGGAGCGGTGCTGGAGGCTCTGGAACGTCAGGCAGCAGACCGTGCGGTGAACCTCTCTGGCCCTTGCAGTTTTCTGGACATGCGTCAGGAAGGCCTCACGCTGGATCCTCGCACCCTCGTGCAACCCGAGCCTGCCCACCTGCCCGGGCACTGGACCGCTTACCACCCCGAGCTTCCCATCCGGTGGACCCGTGGGTATTCTGTGCGCCACCAGCAGCCCATTTCTGTGCCTGCCCGACATGTGTTCCTGTCAGTCTCAGATCCGGTGTACGTGCAGGAGAGCAGCAGTGGGGTCGCTCTGGGGGCTTGCCGTGAAGAAGCCCTGCTGCATGCCCTGCTGGAAGTCATCGAACGGGACGCTTTCCTGATGACCTATTACACCCGCACTCCCGCCAGACGGGTGGTGAACATCCAGGACCGTCAAGTGCAGGATTTGACTTTGCAAGCCGAAAAACTCGGGTTCGAGGTGTTTTTCTTCAACATCACCCAGGAAAATGGCATTCCTGCGGTGTGGGCACTCCTGAAACGCTTTGACGGCAAGCTGGATCAGGTCCAGAGTGTCAGCGGTGCTGCGGCCCACCTGCAACCCCTTCCCGCCATGCGGGCTGCCCTCAGTGAAGCTTTGACCACTTTGCACTGCATGGCCCCCCATCACCAACCCGAAGAAGCTTTAAAGCGCGTTTTGCACCCTGAAATGGTGCAGGACGATCTGGATCATTTTTTGCGGTTCGCCCATCCTCTGGGCCTCAAAGACCTGGATTTTCTGGGGTCACAAGAACAACTTTTGTCGGAGTTTGCCCCTTTTTCAGACCGCCACACCGACCTGACCGAGCCCTTGACCCGCTTGCTGCAGGTTCTGCTTCAGGTGCATGAAGATGTGGTTTTTGTGGATTTGCCTGCACAGGGCGGTTTCCATGCAGTGCGGGCTCTGGTGCCCGGCATGCTGCCCATGACGTTTGGACACCCCCACCGGGTCAACACCTCCCGTTTGCTTTCCCGTCTGCCTGCAGGTCACAACGGCCTGTTTGCCCCTCACCCTTTCCCCTGA
- a CDS encoding lantibiotic dehydratase: MTETVALKTLRLWRVAGQHTVREGSIAPSAMKGLHHLRTFALLQWHLQEEQDLKNTLQNLASSMETRVPLVPEEDRSQRQALIRVRRDLLKNKVPRVVDLEVLQETHPDLCQRVQEAANRLQQWLECLLETVLQDEHLQVQKHLKDILKGHPDFLSSLEISVPDVMDAVRDFLNSEEVGKWRKLENTLCTYLSRAAFKTSPLSRFTRQEVHGSGVPETRTQVLLNAALLHRFWKGIQHHPDLKPHLLYRWNPDCTPHEKGFELLLLDRKDGKAADRWMVLPHSALLWWLHQTLQTPHTLLDLLEKMQAVLKLDPARSEGFVLQLLDRQVLIPEFALDDLTPEPVTALQQVLSGLPVDFAQEVSSLLGELQALLDHYSQSDAMTRRGVQASIQQQVHLIQETLSLEGPMPDSGRWLYENASAPTHPATLPELDQETINLVHTLSMLLTGSAAKSLKQEESFVQRYGPEGQTSLTAYLLNPLEETPSSAAQDLQHRAQEVSRGLKRLIEQNREAREIQIPAEVLAPHQNSVRRFQPAGWTWLMQQHRGQWVLNTALGGVGVLGLRCLTPSSKALLKTRLERLYAGKAAQLRVTSQSTINHNPVVLDRTLGTLSSLEKSTFRLQDLQVQHVQGQGLQVVDSLGEQVIPLYLSTFVPSFLTPTEQRLIDLAPQVGFRSYIVESFCDPQSPNVQHFPRLKLGEVVVSREAWVVPSEGLIRQKNETEVEHWRRVLALWQANGLPERFFLSPNHTLFEEKLDIVAYFSKERQLKPQFIDLQSLLYVRLLERWARDCPATLLYEVFPDPFDQNLVQEIAVELEEHHA; the protein is encoded by the coding sequence ATGACCGAGACTGTGGCTTTGAAAACGTTGCGCCTCTGGCGCGTGGCCGGGCAACACACCGTGCGTGAAGGCAGCATTGCCCCCTCTGCCATGAAAGGGCTGCACCACCTCCGCACCTTCGCTTTGCTCCAGTGGCACCTGCAAGAAGAGCAGGACCTGAAAAACACCCTGCAAAATCTGGCCTCCAGCATGGAAACACGGGTGCCTCTGGTCCCCGAGGAGGACCGCTCCCAGCGTCAGGCCCTGATCCGGGTGCGCCGGGACCTCCTGAAAAACAAAGTTCCCAGAGTTGTGGATCTGGAGGTGCTGCAAGAAACCCACCCCGACCTGTGCCAGAGGGTGCAGGAGGCTGCAAACCGCCTGCAGCAGTGGCTGGAGTGCCTTCTGGAAACGGTTTTGCAAGACGAGCACCTGCAGGTCCAGAAGCACCTCAAAGACATCCTGAAGGGCCATCCTGATTTTCTCTCCAGTCTGGAAATCAGCGTTCCCGATGTGATGGACGCCGTGCGTGACTTCCTGAACAGCGAGGAGGTGGGCAAGTGGCGCAAGCTGGAAAACACCCTCTGCACCTACCTGTCCAGAGCGGCTTTCAAGACCAGTCCCCTCAGTCGGTTCACCCGTCAGGAGGTGCATGGATCAGGAGTGCCAGAGACCAGAACACAGGTGCTGCTGAACGCTGCGCTCTTGCACCGTTTCTGGAAAGGCATTCAGCACCATCCTGACCTGAAACCCCACCTGCTTTACCGCTGGAATCCGGATTGCACCCCCCACGAAAAAGGCTTTGAATTGCTGCTGCTGGACCGCAAAGACGGCAAAGCTGCAGACCGCTGGATGGTGCTTCCCCATTCGGCTTTGCTCTGGTGGCTTCACCAGACCCTGCAAACCCCACACACCCTGCTGGACCTGCTGGAAAAGATGCAAGCGGTGCTCAAACTGGACCCGGCCAGAAGCGAAGGTTTCGTGCTGCAACTGCTGGACAGGCAGGTGCTGATTCCAGAGTTTGCCCTCGATGACCTGACCCCAGAGCCGGTGACCGCATTGCAGCAGGTGCTCTCTGGTCTGCCTGTGGATTTTGCACAGGAAGTGTCCAGCTTGCTGGGTGAATTGCAAGCTTTGCTGGACCATTACAGCCAGTCAGATGCCATGACCCGCAGAGGGGTTCAGGCCAGCATCCAGCAGCAGGTGCACCTCATTCAGGAAACACTTTCTCTGGAAGGACCCATGCCGGACTCTGGACGCTGGCTCTATGAAAACGCCAGTGCCCCCACCCACCCTGCCACCCTGCCCGAGTTGGATCAGGAAACCATCAATCTGGTGCACACCCTGTCCATGCTGCTCACTGGATCGGCAGCGAAAAGCCTGAAGCAGGAAGAAAGCTTTGTGCAGCGGTACGGTCCTGAAGGCCAGACCTCCCTGACTGCGTACCTGCTGAATCCTCTGGAAGAAACCCCGTCCAGTGCAGCACAGGACCTGCAGCACCGGGCTCAGGAGGTTTCCAGAGGGCTCAAACGCCTGATCGAACAGAACAGGGAAGCAAGGGAAATCCAGATTCCTGCTGAAGTGCTGGCCCCACACCAGAACAGTGTGCGCCGTTTCCAACCTGCCGGATGGACCTGGTTGATGCAGCAACACCGGGGCCAGTGGGTGCTCAACACCGCTCTGGGAGGGGTGGGTGTGCTGGGCCTCCGGTGCCTGACCCCCTCCAGCAAAGCCCTGCTGAAAACCCGACTGGAACGCCTTTACGCTGGAAAAGCTGCCCAACTCAGGGTGACCAGCCAGAGCACCATCAACCACAATCCGGTGGTGCTGGACCGCACGCTCGGGACCCTGTCCAGTCTGGAGAAAAGCACCTTCCGGTTGCAGGATTTGCAGGTGCAGCACGTGCAGGGACAGGGGCTTCAGGTGGTGGATTCTCTGGGTGAGCAGGTGATTCCGCTGTACCTGAGCACCTTCGTGCCGTCTTTCCTGACCCCCACCGAGCAGCGCCTGATTGACCTGGCCCCTCAGGTCGGTTTCCGCAGTTACATCGTGGAGAGTTTCTGCGACCCCCAGAGCCCCAACGTGCAGCACTTTCCGCGCCTGAAACTGGGTGAGGTGGTGGTCAGCCGTGAAGCGTGGGTGGTGCCCTCCGAGGGGTTGATCCGCCAGAAAAACGAAACCGAAGTGGAGCACTGGCGCAGGGTGCTGGCCCTCTGGCAAGCAAATGGGCTGCCCGAGCGGTTTTTCCTCAGCCCGAACCACACCCTGTTCGAGGAGAAGCTGGACATTGTGGCCTATTTCAGCAAGGAACGCCAGTTGAAACCGCAATTCATTGATTTGCAGAGCCTGCTTTACGTGCGCTTGCTGGAACGCTGGGCCAGAGATTGCCCAGCCACCCTCCTGTACGAAGTTTTCCCTGACCCTTTTGACCAGAATCTGGTGCAAGAAATCGCTGTGGAACTGGAGGAACACCATGCTTGA
- a CDS encoding lantibiotic dehydratase C-terminal domain-containing protein, giving the protein MLEWFTLRVYDHTPAREQLMLTLLDTFEGLHQEGWVQRFFLQRHWMHGPHVKVHFQTSEVLSALRARVQPEIQHFFLLPRAKDTLTDAEYLARYSEVARWEVADEDLLPLYGSKTTFWEPSTFRDHRFGNAFVSGLVKQVLSEVQPTLKWLLTVPASGKIPRAYQLMAGFAFTLGCKPEVSGMPEVATCFASHAEAFYHNLPNGEDLRKQFVLRSQHHQNLLFELTHQVETRPPLEVRLWMEALSGAYDRAMHAETLGEFQISTADTYLQEYTRMPEGMSPKEFTSSPVHRAFQDPTHPIHQYIQRPEFKARRLFVNVLYELLHSAGIRASERLLLCQFADSTLQNWRSFEEVAQ; this is encoded by the coding sequence ATGCTTGAATGGTTCACTTTGCGCGTGTACGACCACACCCCTGCCCGCGAACAGTTGATGCTGACCCTGCTGGACACCTTTGAAGGGTTGCATCAAGAAGGCTGGGTCCAGCGGTTTTTCCTGCAACGGCACTGGATGCACGGCCCCCATGTGAAAGTGCACTTTCAGACCAGCGAAGTGCTCTCTGCCCTGCGTGCAAGGGTGCAACCTGAAATCCAGCATTTCTTCCTGTTACCCAGAGCAAAAGACACCCTGACCGATGCAGAGTACCTTGCGCGCTACTCGGAAGTGGCAAGGTGGGAAGTCGCAGATGAGGACCTCCTCCCCCTGTACGGCAGCAAAACCACCTTCTGGGAGCCTTCCACTTTTCGGGACCACCGTTTTGGCAATGCTTTTGTGAGTGGACTGGTCAAACAGGTGCTCTCGGAGGTGCAGCCCACCCTGAAATGGCTTCTGACGGTGCCAGCCTCTGGCAAAATCCCCAGAGCCTACCAGCTCATGGCTGGATTTGCCTTCACTCTGGGCTGCAAACCCGAGGTCTCCGGCATGCCCGAGGTGGCCACCTGCTTTGCTTCCCACGCCGAGGCGTTTTACCACAACCTCCCCAACGGCGAGGACCTGCGAAAACAGTTCGTGCTGCGCAGTCAACACCATCAAAACCTGCTGTTTGAACTGACCCATCAGGTGGAAACCCGGCCCCCTCTGGAGGTCCGGTTGTGGATGGAGGCCCTTTCAGGTGCTTATGACCGGGCCATGCACGCCGAAACACTCGGGGAATTTCAGATTTCCACGGCAGACACCTACTTGCAGGAATACACCCGCATGCCCGAGGGGATGTCGCCCAAGGAATTCACCAGCAGTCCAGTGCACCGGGCCTTTCAGGACCCCACCCATCCCATTCACCAGTACATCCAGCGTCCCGAGTTCAAAGCCCGCAGGCTGTTCGTGAACGTGCTGTACGAGCTTTTGCACAGTGCAGGCATCCGGGCTTCCGAAAGGCTCCTGCTGTGCCAGTTCGCAGACAGCACCCTGCAAAACTGGCGTTCTTTCGAGGAGGTGGCCCAATGA
- a CDS encoding thiopeptide-type bacteriocin biosynthesis protein produces MTLRWTEFHQWTSYTRQAPAPVQDISPTPTRPEDGLKLPEPELLNIPLQEALQERRSHTSGFEAFDLQALSNLLKHAVGSSGPLWHGVQRRTYPSAGGFYPVSVQVVSVNLPDLPRGVYRYEALGHSLQWVGGFDPQELDFLMDNTSLQEVPALVFLTGNFEQPTRKYGDRAYRFLLQESGHIMQNLQLVGTALQFNTLPLGCFKDDTARQLLSSSEEVLYAMLLGKSPRATPVMHAKTQYLQHRLYTPQLNRLMPEILSLPAGKFWFMVKGDGGEHLRLRFAPEIQTEVQNLVQAGQEQGWISAAPLTPYEPEVGLFGGETAMQQAHRFFEMDAWLALHAHKLDTNNRYLTSHLWMTLMLRSCGLDSFEQWDVWQKLGQVRPPARPEHHKLVEQISAAVQRIGSLSTDRLWEELLGRVPEMSVWKEELVLWGKAMQGLLAHGPLERGLRSILAVHVIFHSNRMLFNLTEQVLFTAAWQHACQPE; encoded by the coding sequence ATGACCCTGCGCTGGACCGAATTTCACCAGTGGACCAGTTACACCCGGCAAGCCCCTGCGCCTGTGCAGGACATCAGCCCGACCCCCACCCGACCCGAGGACGGCCTGAAACTCCCAGAGCCTGAACTCCTGAACATCCCCCTGCAAGAAGCCCTGCAAGAAAGGCGCAGCCACACCTCGGGTTTTGAAGCTTTTGACCTGCAAGCCCTGTCCAATTTGCTGAAGCATGCGGTGGGCAGCAGTGGCCCGCTCTGGCATGGGGTTCAGCGCAGAACTTACCCGTCTGCTGGAGGGTTTTATCCGGTTTCCGTGCAGGTGGTTTCTGTGAACCTGCCAGACCTGCCCCGAGGGGTCTACCGTTACGAGGCTCTGGGTCACAGTTTGCAGTGGGTGGGCGGTTTTGACCCGCAGGAACTGGATTTCCTGATGGACAACACCTCTTTGCAGGAGGTACCTGCTCTGGTGTTCCTGACCGGAAATTTTGAGCAACCCACCCGCAAGTACGGAGACCGGGCCTACCGTTTTCTGCTGCAAGAAAGCGGCCACATCATGCAGAACCTGCAACTGGTGGGCACCGCCTTGCAGTTCAACACCCTGCCTCTGGGATGCTTCAAAGACGACACCGCACGGCAACTGCTGTCCAGTTCAGAAGAGGTGCTTTACGCCATGCTGCTGGGCAAATCCCCTCGGGCCACTCCGGTCATGCATGCAAAGACTCAGTATTTGCAGCACCGCCTGTACACCCCTCAACTGAACCGCCTGATGCCAGAGATCCTGTCCCTGCCTGCCGGAAAATTCTGGTTCATGGTCAAGGGGGATGGGGGAGAGCACCTGCGCCTCCGGTTTGCCCCAGAGATCCAGACGGAAGTGCAAAACCTCGTGCAAGCTGGGCAAGAGCAAGGATGGATCAGCGCTGCCCCTCTCACCCCCTATGAACCCGAGGTGGGGCTGTTTGGAGGCGAAACCGCCATGCAGCAAGCCCACCGCTTCTTCGAGATGGACGCGTGGCTGGCCCTGCACGCCCACAAGCTGGACACCAACAACCGCTACCTGACCTCGCACCTCTGGATGACCCTGATGCTGCGGTCTTGCGGCCTCGACAGCTTCGAACAGTGGGATGTGTGGCAAAAGCTCGGACAGGTCAGGCCACCCGCCCGACCTGAGCACCACAAACTGGTGGAGCAGATTTCCGCAGCCGTGCAGCGCATTGGCAGCCTGAGCACCGACAGGCTCTGGGAAGAACTGCTGGGCCGCGTCCCTGAAATGAGCGTCTGGAAAGAAGAACTGGTCCTCTGGGGCAAAGCCATGCAAGGCTTGTTGGCCCACGGGCCTCTGGAGCGGGGCCTCAGAAGCATTCTGGCCGTGCACGTGATTTTCCACAGCAACCGGATGCTGTTCAACCTGACCGAACAGGTCCTTTTCACCGCAGCGTGGCAGCATGCCTGCCAGCCCGAATGA
- a CDS encoding YcaO-like family protein encodes MTFTLPTKRSHALLGTGTWVGFPEDQEQQVRRRAMRSQTLFQSKASPLLDFPALQAIQTVLQAQPSPDLFLMDLKTAHIERVVSLPEQPAPQIDLLNLQAPTTRGPLPDLPDQSIIHPTLGMVLGFHMEPFSGSEPMMHAQLAAAHTGQQVMGTGRASHYLKARILSVLEALERDAGMENQSSAPTCTASFQDLPEAMDPGSFGLYRPEQYHQKGFPFVPFDAAAPRNWVQGQHALSGKKVWLEQSLCFYESKTRFAPLVAGNSSGCAVGSTPEEALMHAVLEALERHAALKWWSSDVVPAVLDLELDPQSQLLGQVMERHGHTFRLFNLSGDLPVAVVMCQISGHHNGKPTLILTTGAGFHAQDAARQALSEALGLLTVRLQFTARDFQKIHDLQENFDRVEEVSDHLKAHFYPDPELQKRLEGGPAEPLPERVSTLSELLLKLQALGMDTYMVDQTTPLLSHWNLRCVRALITHSIPMHYGASVQRDHPLNLPDRRVHPFT; translated from the coding sequence ATGACCTTCACCCTGCCCACCAAACGCAGCCATGCCCTTTTGGGCACAGGGACCTGGGTGGGTTTCCCTGAAGATCAGGAACAGCAGGTTCGCAGGCGGGCCATGCGTTCGCAGACCCTGTTCCAGAGCAAAGCCTCTCCCTTGCTGGATTTTCCGGCTTTGCAGGCCATCCAGACGGTGTTGCAAGCCCAGCCAAGCCCGGACCTGTTTCTGATGGACCTGAAAACCGCCCACATCGAACGGGTGGTGTCCCTCCCAGAGCAACCTGCGCCCCAAATCGACCTCCTGAACCTGCAAGCCCCCACCACCAGAGGTCCTTTGCCTGACCTGCCGGACCAGAGCATCATCCATCCCACGCTGGGCATGGTGCTCGGGTTTCACATGGAGCCTTTCTCGGGCAGTGAACCGATGATGCATGCCCAACTGGCTGCAGCCCATACCGGACAGCAGGTGATGGGCACCGGACGGGCCAGCCATTACCTGAAAGCCCGCATCCTCTCGGTGCTGGAAGCCCTTGAGCGCGATGCAGGGATGGAAAACCAGAGCAGTGCCCCCACCTGCACCGCTTCTTTTCAGGACTTGCCTGAGGCCATGGATCCCGGTTCTTTCGGGCTGTACCGTCCAGAGCAGTACCACCAGAAAGGGTTTCCTTTCGTGCCTTTTGACGCTGCTGCTCCCAGAAACTGGGTGCAAGGACAGCATGCCCTGAGTGGCAAAAAGGTCTGGCTGGAACAGAGCCTGTGCTTTTACGAAAGCAAAACCCGGTTTGCTCCTCTGGTGGCCGGAAATTCCAGCGGTTGCGCGGTGGGCAGCACCCCCGAGGAAGCCCTGATGCACGCCGTTCTGGAGGCCCTTGAACGCCATGCAGCCCTCAAATGGTGGTCTTCGGATGTGGTTCCTGCGGTTCTGGACCTTGAACTCGACCCCCAGAGCCAACTGCTCGGGCAGGTGATGGAACGGCATGGGCACACCTTCCGGTTGTTCAACCTGAGTGGGGACCTTCCTGTTGCGGTGGTGATGTGCCAGATTTCAGGCCACCACAACGGCAAGCCCACCCTGATCCTCACCACTGGAGCGGGTTTTCATGCACAGGACGCTGCAAGGCAGGCCCTTTCGGAGGCTCTGGGGTTGCTCACTGTCCGGCTGCAATTCACGGCCAGAGACTTTCAGAAAATCCATGACCTGCAAGAAAACTTTGATCGGGTGGAGGAGGTCAGCGACCACCTCAAAGCCCACTTTTACCCCGATCCAGAGCTGCAAAAACGCCTTGAGGGTGGTCCAGCAGAGCCCCTTCCTGAACGGGTTTCCACCCTTTCGGAACTGCTCCTGAAATTGCAGGCTCTGGGCATGGACACGTACATGGTGGACCAGACCACCCCCTTGCTGAGCCACTGGAATTTGCGGTGCGTGCGTGCCCTGATCACCCATTCCATCCCGATGCACTATGGGGCCAGCGTGCAAAGAGACCATCCCCTGAACCTCCCGGACCGCCGGGTTCACCCATTCACCTGA